The genomic window GGTCCAGTTCGCCGGGTCGTCGCCAGTCGCGTCGACACGGTCCGCGGACTGCACCAGCACACCACCGCTGACCTGCTTGATCTCGGTCGGCGGCGGGTTCCAGGCGGGCGCCGCGAGCACGCGCAGCTTCTTCTTCGCACGGAACACTTCAAGAGCTTCCGGCTGGTACGAGGGAGCCACGATCGCCTCGGTGAGGATGCCGTCGAGCTGTTTGGCCAGTTCGACGGTCACCTCCTGGTTGACCGCGATCACGCCGCCGTAGGCGGACAGCGGGTCACAGGCGTGCGCTTTGCGATGTGCGTCGGCCACGTCGGCCCCGACCGCGATGCCGCACGGGTTGGCGTGCTTGATGATCGCCACGCACGGTTCGGTGAAGTCGTTGGCGCTGCGCCAGGCGGCGTCCGCGTCGACGTAGTTGTTGAACGACATCTCGATGCCGTGCAGCAGTTCGGCCTGGGCCAGGCCCGCGGACGCGGCTGCGTCGATGTACAGCGCGGCCTGCTGGTGCGGGTTCTCGCCGTACCGCAGGGTGTTCTCGAGTTTGAGCGCGAGCCCTTCGAACGCCGGCCATTCCACCGAGTCGGTCAGCGCGGCGGCGGTCCAACGGGCGACGGCCACGTCGTACTCGGCGATGTCCGCGAAGGCGCGGGCGGCGAGCACCTTGCGCTCGGCCAGGGTGAACCCGCCTCCGTCAAGAGAAGCGATCACTAGCGGGTACGCGTCGACCGAGGTCACCACCGTGACCGAAGCGTGGTTCTTGGCCGCAGACCGGACCATCGCCGGGCCGCCGATGTCGATCTTCGCGATGCACTCTTCGACGTCCGCGCCGGAGGCGACCGTTTCGGTGAACGGGTAGAGGTTGCTGACCAGCAGGTCGAACGGCTCGATGCCCAGTTCGGCCAGTTCTTGGACGTGGCCGTCCAGGCGCAGGTCGGCGAGCAGCCCGGCGTGCACTTTCGGGTGCAGTGTCTTGACCCGGTCGCTGAGGATCTCGGGGAAGCCGGTCAGCTCTTCGACGCGGGTGACCGGTACGCCGGCTTTCTCGACGGTCGACGCGGTCGAGCCGG from Actinoplanes derwentensis includes these protein-coding regions:
- the purH gene encoding bifunctional phosphoribosylaminoimidazolecarboxamide formyltransferase/IMP cyclohydrolase, with product MTTSAEGRRPIKRALLSVWYKDGIVELAQALHAAGVQIVSTGSTASTVEKAGVPVTRVEELTGFPEILSDRVKTLHPKVHAGLLADLRLDGHVQELAELGIEPFDLLVSNLYPFTETVASGADVEECIAKIDIGGPAMVRSAAKNHASVTVVTSVDAYPLVIASLDGGGFTLAERKVLAARAFADIAEYDVAVARWTAAALTDSVEWPAFEGLALKLENTLRYGENPHQQAALYIDAAASAGLAQAELLHGIEMSFNNYVDADAAWRSANDFTEPCVAIIKHANPCGIAVGADVADAHRKAHACDPLSAYGGVIAVNQEVTVELAKQLDGILTEAIVAPSYQPEALEVFRAKKKLRVLAAPAWNPPPTEIKQVSGGVLVQSADRVDATGDDPANWTLAAGTALTGTDLADLVFAWRAVRGVKSNAILLAKDGATVGVGMGQVNRVDSAHLAVNRAGTERAAGSVAASDAFFPFPDGLQVLIDAGVKAVVQPGGSIRDEQVIEAAAKAGLTVYLTGTRHFYH